The nucleotide sequence acgTTTAGAATTTTATCCGTGATATTTCCCCAATCTCttcttttgataattttagatttcatataattttcatagattgcttcaaaaaatatatatgactATATCCTCTCAAACATAAATCTGATGTCATTAAGATCTTTACTAATTTTAGATTGGTggtccaaaaaaatatttttaatctacCATTAAAATAATTTATCTTGATGgaggaggtgaatatcaagctctAACAACTTACCTCTCATCCTGTGGTATGTAACATCTCAAGTCACCACTATACATATCTCAATTAGTTAGTTTTGTCAAACAAAAATATCGACATATTATTGAAATTAATCTCACGCTTTTATACTAAGCCTCTATGCCACTAACCTTTTGGTCAGTAGCATTTCAAGCTGTAGTATATCTCATTAATTACATGCTCACCCCAATCCTATAACATTaatcatcatttaaaaaattattttataaaatctcaaaccttcaaaaactcaaagtattttgttatttatattaTCCCTAGCTACGTCTCTATACTTCACACAAATTAACACTAAGATCTAAGCATTGCATTTTCATTGggtattctcttgaacataatactCTCTAGTGCTATGGGTCTCAAACTCAAAAAATATTTGTATCACATCATGTTATGTTTGTTAAGACCACTTTTCCCTATCAAAATCTTGCTCCTTCAGCAATGCGAGCAActacaataataatatatcacTGGGTCATATGAGTACACCTTAAACCCCTTCAAACACATCTCTCACCACATTAACCAATAGCTCTCCTCTATACATATAATCCTTTATCACTCCAATTCAGTAGCACCTCACCCTCTTTGCAACTTTTTTACTAACTCACCCTATAATACCTACCTGATGAAGCAATACCCTCAACATAACAAATAATGTCTTTGTCCTCCCCTCGACCAAGTGACACTGAAGTACATCAGCCTAACTAGGTACATGTCTCTATACTAATTCTCATACCTCCAACATAACCTAATAATACCATCGAGCATAAACGTCACATGACCATGTGCTCTAAATATGTTATCTTCAAATCATGCCAAATCCTTAACCTTCATACTACTATAAGCTCTCCACCTAAGTTTACTGAACCTACAActatcactcaagctcaaaaatatctATACTAGCATAAAgttatgtgtgaagaatatgataccTTACTAATACTATATGGACCCTTGTACTATTTCACCGCATACAAAATATCATTAAGTGTAAGTGGATCTTTCAAACTAAACAAAATCCAGATGGATCTATTATCAGATAAATAAAATATgtctagtagccaaagggttttaCTAATGGCCAcatattgatttcatataaacattCAATCCAATTGTTAAATAGATGACAATCCAACTTATCTTAAGTTTGGCTATCACTCAAGGCTAACATATATGCCAACTAGATGTTAATAATGATTTTTTACAGGAGACCAtaattgaagatgtctttataTAGTAATCTTCTAATTTCATTCGCTTTCAACATTTAAGCCATATTTGTAAACTAtggaaagctatttatggacttcgctaAACTCTAGAGCTTGGTTTACCGAAGTTAGCTCAATTCTGACGTTAGTCAACTTTGTCAACTCCAAATCTAATACttctttatttttatgataataaaaaaaaagtattatataTTTACTAATTTATGTAGATAACATTATCATCATgggtgttggtgaacaaatgtgccgtggctggtgagtcagcatggctcgttccacgggtcgatgtcgagagTCTTCTGCTAGCTGAGTTGGATGCCGAGGTAGGCCGGGCCCTCGCGACAGGGTGTTGATCAACGTTTCTCGGTCTATGCGTCGTCTGCGTTGAGTAGCGTCTCTCCGTTCCCGGGCTGGTTGGCAGCCCGCCTTCGTTCACTAGATGGTGATTCCCAGGTCGAGACGCTTATGGCTCAGGGGTGGCCGCTTGCAtgcaaaaatggccctcgtcgggtgattcccgactttagcccctccgatgagcaagtcagttgtggttctcttctctttttttgtCTCTCCCTCTGGCCAGATGCCAGCTAAgggcttttatattattgtacgagggtcggtcgCACGTGGGTTCGACGTGGCGGTTGATCCTCGGGGGATGAGACGGTACTGTGCGGTTGTTGTCTCGGGACGCATGGGACGATGTCAGACGGCGTCGCCCCGAGCTTCTAGGACGGGACATGTCAAGTAGTGCCTCGGTACGAATTTTGACTTAGCGTGTGGGGGTGCTCCCCTTGCTGACCTGGCTGTAGCGTGACGTTGCATCGGTTGTGATGTGTCCTGGACCCAAAGTATACCTTATCAATGGGCAACAATCCTATGGAGATCAAGCTATTCTTTAAGCAATTGACTAATCAATTCTccatcaaagatctaggaaccttaagcTATTTTCTAAGAGTGAAAGCAACGTTCACATATTTTTTTCTATCTCAAAAAGAGTACATTTAATATCTATTATCAAAGAAGTCACCATCTCACTCTCCACTACTAAtacactcaaattatatgatgacaACCTTATTATGGATCCAACACAATATCGACAAGTACTTGGTTTCTTACAGTATTTATCTATCACACCATCTaatttataaattaataaattatcataatttatgcattAGCCCTCAATAACGCATTGGTCAGCATTAAAACGTGACATGCGATATCTCAAAGAGACTCTCAATCATGAACCTTTTCTTTGTAAATACACataacttcatcttcatgccttcgCTGATATTGATTGGGCAAGCAACACTATTGATAGAATATCTACATCAACATACGTTGTCTTTCTTGGATCAAATGTAATTAGTTTAAGTTTCCATAAATATAATATAGTCATAAGATCCATTATTGAACTGAATAACAAACCCCCACTACCATCGTAGAACTCAACTAGATAACTAATCTGCTACACGAACTTGGCATCACCTCCCAATATACccctaaaatatattatgataatatcaaTGTCACCTACCTATACGTCAATTAGTTATTCCATTCACGTATTAAAACATattgtcatcgactttcacttcgttagAGATTAAGTTATCAGACATCAATTACATACTTATCATGTTCATACTTCTGACCAACCAGCAGACTCTCACAAAATCTCTCGATCACAAAATATTTCAGTTACATTATTTCAAAATTGACACCCTTAACAAAAACTCAATTTTACGAGGGTGATCGTGAAAGAAGTAATTTTATTGTTGTTAGTGATGGTGTTGACTGACCCATTATTGAcaaaatcatattattttttagtaattaaaataattttaatgatcgaCTTAAACAATATCATCCTTTTTAATGACAACAAATATGGTCACTAAGTATTGTCACAACATCATCCCTCCGTCTTGTTACACATTAAATATTGAGTTCTTTCTCTCTAAATTATTAATTTGGCGTCAAACATTTTTGTTCATCATAAAAAAGTTTAAGCACAGGAAGAGGATGTTGTTGACCCAGAAAAAAAAGGGTATATTCCTGGAAAAGATGCATCCTCAACTAGATATGCCTTTCTAAGATTGGCCACCTTCCATGCACATTCCTTATGTGATCATCACTAATCCTATCTTTCAATCTCAAGAAAGGAGCAGCTAGCTGATGATTCAGTTGAACACGTTAACACTATGTTTAGGCACGGGAATGAGATTATGAGTTCTTCGTGTCATCACAACCAAGCAGAGGATGCAATGAGATTATGAGTTCTTCGTGGTAAAGTTCCGTTAAAACTAGCGTTGACACTCGGCTTTACTTACCCCCACGCATGAAGCAGACGAAGGAACGGGAATCTCTCGCTGTCTCAATGCCTACATTTAGATCAAACGCCCGGTAGAATCCAACTGAGAGGAGCTCTTCCATGCCGACCTGTACGCCCAGTCCTCGGGAACGCCTGCGGAAGCCATGACGTGTGTGGAGGACTTGTTGACTCCTCCCATGCCCATTATTCTAATGCCACGGCGTCCTCTCTCTCCTCAGCAGTCTCCCGCTGCGAATGCAGAAGCGTCGTCCTCTTCATCCTTTTTCTTCTCAGTGGCTCAGTGGGCTCCGTTTCAGGGTTTTTTTGACTTCTGCTCGACTGGGGGTTCGTAAAATAAGACGTTTTCGGGAGTCGCCAAAGGTCTTCCCCCACCTTTGGCTAGCTTGGATTCTGTCGAGATACGTGTCCGCTGCTAAGTCGACGCTTCGAACGGTCCCACTCGATCTAACCAATTGAAAGTTAAAGTCAAAGTGCTTATTATTCTTTTTCCCCTGTTAAGGCATCACTATTTGGATTTTAGTACATGAGAGATGAAATCATGTCATAATATgctaaagttataaatatttgattaaaatatttaatttttaatgatTATATTATACTTTGAAATAATACATATAGATATAAAGGCGTACCTGTGCACAACACAAGTTCCGTTATATAGGGGACTAAGGGAATAATACCGTTGATTTGAACTTTAATGTGTCGCATCCTCGCTTTATTATGCCGGACCGATATATCGGTTCCGGATCACAGTTATAGGTATAAACCAGATCCGTTATATCGGGGCCATGGGCATAATACCGTTGATATGAACTCTGAGGTGCCGTCGGCTATAAATATCGGGTCGACTCCTCTGACGCAGCAGCTGTTcttgctcctctctctctctctctctctctctctctctctctctctctcttcgttctTCTGATTCATCAGCTGTGACGATGAGAGCTGCTACAGAGAAGAAAGATCCCAAGGACAGAGAACGAGTGGAGGCTGTTCTCGGCGTCTTGAAGAAGCAAGCTCCCCTCACAGTGCAACAAGTAAGCTTTATGTCAAATCTTTCTTTTAGTACATCATAACTAGAtagtttcttttgttttgattcaCGGAACATGTATGAAGATTCTGAGGCTTGTATTTGTTTGGGTCGACAATGGTGGCAGGAGAAGTTCTGCAGCTATGCGTGTGTGGAACGCTTCCTGAGAGCTGAAGGGGACAGCGTGAAGAAGGTGGCCAAGCGTCTCCGAGCGGTTCTTTCTTGGAGGGAGAGCATTGGAACCGGTGGCTCTCATTGCTACATTTCCTCACTCATGATTTCTTAGCATTGATGCAAAAAGAAAAAGCTTTTACGCTCTGATTTCTGGATTGATCTTCTTCTTCCAATGTTTCTCTTTGGCAAAAGTAATTCGAAACAACTTTTGGAAAAGAAGAAATAAATGGCTTTTGACTCTGTCCCGTTCGAGTCCTTCGGATTTTTCCCGAGAGCTGTTCTCGGTGTTCTGACACCGGCCAGCTCTGTCTTCTTCCTTTGTTGCTTTGCCTCCCGTTCTAACCACCGTTTCCTTGTTCGAAAACCGAACAGATCACTTGATAGCAGATGAGTTCTATGCGGAGCTGGCCGATGGGATGGCGTATGTGGCAGGTCATGACGACGAGGCCAGGCCCGTCATGGTACATTCTGCTCCGATTACCTCCTCTGCTCCCATCGCAGCACCTTTTTTTTCTATAACACCGATCCATCTTACAGGTCTTCCGCATCAAGCAAGACTATCTGAAACTTCGTTCCCAGAAGTCGTAAGATCGATCACACCTGCGTTTTCACTTCCCTTTTCGCGTACTTCTTCCAATCTCCTGTTGATTTGTCTTGTGGTTCTAACGCCTTCAGGTTCCTTCGGTTGTTGGTCTTCACTCTGGAAGTCGCTGCATCATCCATGGCGAGAAATGTAGACCAGTTTGTGCTTCTTTTCGATGCCAGTAAGCTATCAAACCCTGCAAACTTCACTCTTCTCTTCTCCATGACAAGCTAGTGGTGGACCCTCGTGAGTCTCTTTGTTCTCGTTTACTGCAGGCTATTTCAGATCGCCTAAATCTTTCCTCCAATTGTTTATGGGCACGCTGAAGATTATCTCGGACTACTACCCCGGGCGCCTGCACAAGGCTTTCGTGATCGATcctccctccctcttttcttgTCTGTGGAAGGTATACGATCTTGATGCGAACAAAATTAAGCTCTGTTTTTCACGCATTGTGATTCTGGTTGGGCGTTCAGGGCGTTCGGCCGTTCGTTGAGCTGTCGGCGGTCACGGCGGTGGTGTCGTCGCTGGACTTCGAGGACTCGCTCGAGGACGGATCCTTCACGTCGCTCCTGCGGACGGCCTCCTTCCGGTTCGATCCGGCTGCGGC is from Musa acuminata AAA Group cultivar baxijiao chromosome BXJ1-6, Cavendish_Baxijiao_AAA, whole genome shotgun sequence and encodes:
- the LOC135677808 gene encoding uncharacterized protein LOC135677808; protein product: MRAATEKKDPKDRERVEAVLGVLKKQAPLTVQQEKFCSYACVERFLRAEGDSVKKVAKRLRAVLSWRESIGTDHLIADEFYAELADGMAYVAGHDDEARPVMVFRIKQDYLKLRSQKSFLRLLVFTLEVAASSMARNVDQFVLLFDASYFRSPKSFLQLFMGTLKIISDYYPGRLHKAFVIDPPSLFSCLWKGVRPFVELSAVTAVVSSLDFEDSLEDGSFTSLLRTASFRFDPAAAKVGSCASSRFSFTVSHLNSLKPWYLTTTTTTRSAVVPTASPSLIGASALNARSFSFASSAPQSTPWVGIAGAAISRSIPSTPSSAPPCRPRQPQPRTPMPSFFQSPAMLFSFKKEGRLSRVERERESFLPFLRFYRRPYDEAVYRANMRPPLSGLISIVSHHDQLKQRRNKIQPPPALTASTK